The Pseudanabaena galeata CCNP1313 genome includes a region encoding these proteins:
- a CDS encoding polysaccharide deacetylase family protein, translating to MNTIWLVLGLAALGTGMGAAIASRLVSYRPSSADIAANEAALNPATPVSNDSQAFCQYNALDSVTASLYQVRAINAIANDPLPALSSLSSTINADLIASFTPATFPQISDRARAAKIPIIMYHDITATKDVSWDVTPDELERHFQALQEGGYTPITMDRMVNHLRTGAQLPEKPVLLTFDDNYVGQYKYAFPLLKKYNYPAVWSVHTRFVGTGGQKPKATWDQLREMQKSGLVTVASHTLNHLNLKDLSEKEIEKEVTESKKVLEKELGVSIDYFTYPEGDFTDIARDKLKKAGYKAALAMSLDPLQERSANESEDLMTIMRFGQSRFDEAIEQASGGSSASQVAFLPTVSDGVINFTSPVEKRTVTIDGLPLTLVHGGRVVTNHADSRYQVAEIMTKTPNAIAAVDGTFFSLEHLDSNKMIGPVLSQFSSKAGVFINGNKGENPLLNGRPLVLISPTAVKFIPYNAAKHNSLEAVRAELPDVTDAFVGAGWLVRDGKPQSAESFGKLYGYDAHRDRAFWGIDRSGRPVVGVTMEMIDSVGLGKILVKAGLRDVVMLDSGASAALAYRGKSVMAYEPRPVPHIVALLPPDPAPVETAEKPNCPVSLNP from the coding sequence ATGAACACAATTTGGCTCGTGCTGGGATTAGCTGCCCTCGGTACTGGCATGGGCGCAGCGATCGCTTCACGACTAGTTTCTTATCGTCCATCCTCTGCGGACATAGCTGCCAATGAAGCAGCTTTAAATCCTGCTACTCCAGTGAGCAATGACTCACAGGCTTTTTGTCAATACAATGCTTTGGACTCGGTGACGGCTTCACTTTATCAGGTCAGAGCGATCAATGCGATCGCCAATGATCCGTTACCTGCATTATCAAGCTTGAGTAGCACTATTAATGCTGACCTGATCGCCAGCTTTACCCCTGCCACGTTTCCACAAATCAGCGATCGCGCCCGCGCTGCTAAAATCCCGATCATCATGTACCACGACATCACCGCTACTAAGGATGTGAGTTGGGATGTCACCCCCGATGAATTAGAAAGACATTTTCAAGCGCTCCAAGAAGGTGGATATACACCAATTACGATGGATAGAATGGTTAACCATCTACGAACTGGCGCACAGTTGCCCGAAAAGCCCGTATTACTTACCTTTGATGACAACTACGTTGGACAGTACAAATATGCCTTCCCATTGCTGAAGAAATATAACTATCCTGCGGTCTGGTCGGTGCATACGCGCTTTGTCGGTACGGGGGGACAGAAGCCCAAAGCAACTTGGGATCAACTGCGGGAGATGCAGAAGAGTGGTCTTGTCACCGTGGCTTCCCATACACTCAACCACCTCAATTTAAAGGATCTTAGTGAGAAAGAAATTGAAAAAGAAGTAACAGAATCAAAAAAAGTTCTGGAAAAGGAATTAGGAGTTTCCATTGATTACTTTACTTATCCTGAAGGAGATTTCACAGACATCGCCAGAGATAAACTCAAAAAAGCTGGGTACAAAGCAGCCCTAGCAATGAGTCTCGATCCCCTTCAAGAGCGATCGGCTAATGAGTCAGAAGATTTGATGACAATTATGCGTTTTGGTCAGTCACGCTTTGATGAAGCAATTGAGCAAGCTTCTGGGGGATCTTCGGCAAGCCAAGTTGCATTTTTACCAACGGTAAGTGATGGCGTAATCAATTTTACTAGTCCCGTAGAGAAGCGGACAGTTACCATTGATGGTTTACCGCTTACCCTTGTCCATGGTGGTCGCGTTGTCACGAACCACGCGGATAGTCGCTATCAGGTTGCCGAGATTATGACCAAGACTCCTAATGCGATCGCGGCGGTAGATGGGACTTTCTTCTCCCTAGAACACCTTGACAGCAATAAGATGATTGGTCCTGTATTGAGCCAATTTTCTAGTAAGGCTGGAGTCTTTATCAATGGTAACAAGGGCGAAAATCCACTGCTCAATGGTCGTCCTCTAGTCCTGATCAGTCCTACGGCAGTTAAGTTTATCCCCTACAATGCGGCTAAACACAACTCGCTAGAAGCGGTAAGAGCCGAACTCCCAGATGTGACTGATGCTTTTGTGGGCGCTGGTTGGTTAGTTCGTGATGGTAAACCCCAGTCAGCAGAGTCCTTTGGCAAGCTTTATGGCTATGACGCTCATCGCGATCGCGCCTTTTGGGGCATTGATCGTTCTGGCAGACCTGTTGTGGGTGTAACCATGGAAATGATTGATTCGGTTGGCTTAGGCAAAATATTAGTCAAAGCTGGTTTGCGAGATGTGGTGATGCTTGACTCTGGTGCGAGTGCCGCACTTGCCTATCGAGGTAAATCAGTCATGGCTTACGAGCCACGTCCTGTTCCGCATATTGTCGCGCTTCTCCCCCCCGATCCTGCTCCTGTGGAAACTGCTGAAAAACCGAATTGTCCAGTCAGTTTAAATCCTTAG